In Luteitalea sp. TBR-22, one genomic interval encodes:
- a CDS encoding ATP-binding protein, translating into MQQALLWGLDIDECRHLALHACLDLTDGTWSALVCSPGDASPVVLLEHAGHRRAAEWEAATLLAACATELPDACRHRQPRALRLRRPAAEGPRRVRDDTLLVLPVPGAASAPPSTLLVVREAPADADACAAALDPLLRLTGQLDALSREVQARRSAERALERERHRLHLALAASDVGVFEFHARSGVLEWDERLWAMHGLEPRAQWTLGDWAGVVHPDDAHAAIDDLMAAVEQRAPLQTQYRVVTPTGEVRYIRCNARVLEPDGEPLVVGVNIDITADILVQQELAAERAQAEAATRAKSQFLATMSHEIRTPMNGVLGMLELLLRSGLTPEQLERATTAHTSAESLLRILNDILDLSKLEQHQVAIESIPYQPAQVLSEVMALLRPRATEKGLAFELHLDGLVPPWIAGDPMRLRQVLLNLTGNAIKFTSQGSVTVRASLDRGDAARPRLRMEIVDTGEGISSDAQGRLFQQFVQADSSTSRRFGGTGLGLAISKQLIELMGGRIGVSSRPGAGSTFWFEVPAIATVPSGPRRPVAPVVSARPARPGVPPLRILAVDDNAVNRRIAQAFLVPHGHSVTVVEGGAEALARLQAEPFDMVLLDVQMPVMDGPACLAQLRTLDAPVRDLPVIAVTANAMAGDREKYLDAGFDDYVSKPMTMAGLGEAVARAWTGRRRS; encoded by the coding sequence GTGCAGCAGGCCCTTCTGTGGGGCCTGGACATCGACGAGTGTCGGCACCTCGCGCTGCATGCCTGCCTCGACCTGACCGACGGCACGTGGTCGGCGCTGGTGTGCAGCCCCGGCGACGCGTCGCCCGTGGTGCTGCTCGAGCACGCGGGCCACCGGCGCGCCGCCGAGTGGGAGGCCGCGACGCTGCTGGCCGCCTGCGCCACCGAACTGCCCGACGCCTGCCGCCACCGGCAGCCCCGGGCGTTGCGCCTCCGGCGACCGGCGGCCGAGGGGCCACGGCGGGTGCGCGACGACACGCTGCTCGTCCTGCCCGTGCCGGGCGCGGCGAGTGCGCCGCCTTCGACCCTGCTGGTCGTGCGGGAGGCGCCAGCCGACGCCGATGCGTGCGCGGCGGCCCTCGACCCGCTGCTCCGGCTCACCGGCCAACTCGACGCGCTCTCGCGCGAAGTGCAGGCCCGTCGGTCGGCCGAGCGCGCCCTCGAGCGCGAGCGTCACCGCCTCCACCTGGCACTCGCGGCGTCCGACGTCGGGGTCTTCGAGTTCCACGCGCGGTCCGGCGTGCTCGAGTGGGACGAGCGCCTCTGGGCGATGCACGGCCTCGAACCGCGCGCCCAGTGGACCCTGGGCGACTGGGCCGGCGTGGTGCATCCCGACGACGCGCACGCCGCCATCGACGACCTGATGGCGGCCGTCGAGCAGCGGGCGCCACTGCAGACCCAGTACCGCGTGGTGACGCCGACCGGGGAGGTGCGCTACATCCGCTGCAACGCGCGCGTGCTCGAGCCCGACGGCGAACCGCTGGTGGTCGGCGTCAACATCGACATCACCGCCGACATCCTGGTGCAGCAGGAACTGGCCGCCGAGCGGGCGCAGGCCGAGGCGGCGACGCGTGCCAAGTCGCAGTTCCTGGCGACGATGAGCCACGAGATCCGGACGCCGATGAACGGCGTGCTCGGGATGCTGGAGCTGCTGCTCCGCAGTGGCCTCACGCCCGAGCAACTCGAGCGCGCCACCACGGCGCACACGTCGGCCGAGTCGCTGCTGCGCATCCTCAACGACATCCTCGACCTGTCCAAGCTCGAACAGCATCAGGTCGCCATCGAGTCGATCCCCTACCAGCCCGCGCAGGTGCTCAGCGAGGTGATGGCGCTGTTGCGGCCGCGCGCCACCGAGAAGGGGCTGGCCTTCGAACTGCACCTCGACGGCCTCGTGCCACCGTGGATTGCCGGCGACCCCATGCGCCTTCGGCAGGTCCTGCTGAACCTCACCGGCAATGCCATCAAGTTCACCAGCCAGGGCAGTGTCACGGTGCGCGCATCCCTCGATCGCGGCGACGCCGCGCGGCCGCGGCTGCGGATGGAGATCGTCGACACCGGCGAGGGCATCTCGTCGGACGCGCAGGGGCGGCTGTTCCAGCAGTTCGTGCAGGCCGATTCGTCCACGTCGCGTCGTTTCGGCGGCACCGGTCTCGGGCTGGCGATCAGCAAGCAGCTGATCGAACTGATGGGGGGCCGCATCGGCGTCAGCAGCCGGCCGGGTGCCGGCAGCACGTTCTGGTTCGAGGTGCCCGCGATCGCGACGGTGCCGTCCGGGCCGCGCCGCCCGGTCGCGCCTGTCGTGTCGGCGCGCCCGGCGCGCCCGGGCGTGCCGCCGCTCCGGATTCTGGCCGTGGACGACAACGCCGTGAACCGCCGCATCGCGCAGGCGTTCCTGGTGCCCCACGGGCATTCCGTGACCGTCGTCGAGGGAGGCGCCGAGGCCCTGGCCAGGCTGCAGGCCGAGCCGTTCGACATGGTCCTGCTCGACGTGCAGATGCCGGTCATGGACGGTCCGGCCTGCCTCGCGCAGTTGCGCACCCTGGACGCGCCGGTGCGCGACCTGCCGGTGATCGCCGTGACCGCCAACGCGATGGCGGGCGATCGTGAGAAGTACCTCGACGCGGGGTTCGACGACTACGTGTCCAAGCCGATGACCATGGCCGGTCTCGGCGAGGCCGTGGCGCGGGCGTGGACGGGGCGGCGTCGGTCCTGA
- a CDS encoding NUDIX domain-containing protein: MPAKASAGVLLFRRRDAVIEVCLVHPGGPFWVRRDVGAWTIPKGEIEPGEDPLAAARREFAEETGSTVEGPFTSLGSVRMRSGKVVHAWAAEGDLDVTRMRSNVFTLEWPPRSGRQQQFPEADRAAWFALDEARRRILAAQAPFLDALRAWIAYV; encoded by the coding sequence ATGCCGGCCAAGGCCAGCGCGGGTGTGCTGCTGTTCCGACGACGCGACGCGGTGATCGAGGTGTGCCTCGTGCACCCCGGGGGGCCGTTCTGGGTCCGCAGGGACGTCGGCGCGTGGACCATCCCCAAGGGCGAGATCGAGCCGGGCGAGGACCCCCTCGCGGCGGCTCGCCGGGAGTTTGCCGAGGAAACCGGTTCGACGGTGGAGGGGCCGTTCACCTCCCTCGGCAGCGTCCGGATGCGCAGCGGCAAGGTGGTGCATGCCTGGGCCGCCGAGGGGGACCTCGACGTGACCAGGATGCGCTCCAACGTGTTCACCCTCGAATGGCCGCCTCGCTCGGGGCGCCAGCAGCAGTTCCCCGAAGCCGATCGTGCGGCCTGGTTCGCGCTCGACGAGGCGCGTCGCCGCATCCTCGCCGCACAGGCGCCGTTCCTCGACGCGCTGCGGGCCTGGATCGCGTACGTCTGA
- a CDS encoding alpha/beta hydrolase — MLTRTLMLVLALALSAPARAQEPRAAEIPLWSGVAPGSEGKSGDEVVETSASGERRVTNVHRPSITPYLPAPGTATGVAVLVIPGGGHRQLVMTHEGDNPAAWLRQRGIAAFVLKHRLAREPGSTYRIDVEALADAARAMRTIRARATEWGIDPARIGAMGFSAGGELVAMASIRDMAGDPAAADPIDRVSARPDFQALIYPGRSGDIVPDARTAPAFLAAAYDDRQDIAEGLAEVYLRFKRAGVPAELHMYGSGGHGFGVRATTTRPVGAWIDRFEEWLRDRKVIRTSP, encoded by the coding sequence ATGCTCACCAGAACCCTGATGCTGGTCCTCGCGCTGGCGCTGTCCGCGCCGGCGCGCGCGCAGGAACCGCGGGCGGCCGAGATCCCGCTGTGGAGCGGTGTCGCTCCCGGCTCGGAGGGGAAGTCGGGCGACGAGGTGGTCGAGACGTCGGCCAGCGGTGAACGGCGTGTCACCAACGTGCATCGCCCGAGCATCACGCCGTACCTGCCGGCGCCGGGGACGGCCACGGGCGTGGCCGTGCTGGTGATTCCCGGCGGCGGGCACCGCCAGCTGGTGATGACGCACGAAGGCGACAACCCTGCGGCCTGGTTGCGGCAGCGCGGCATCGCCGCGTTCGTGCTGAAGCACCGCCTGGCGCGCGAGCCCGGCTCGACCTACCGCATCGACGTCGAGGCGCTCGCCGACGCGGCGCGCGCGATGCGCACGATCCGGGCCCGGGCGACCGAGTGGGGCATCGATCCGGCGCGCATCGGCGCGATGGGCTTCTCGGCCGGCGGCGAGCTGGTGGCCATGGCGTCGATCCGCGACATGGCCGGCGACCCGGCCGCGGCCGATCCGATCGACCGCGTCAGCGCGCGCCCGGACTTCCAGGCCCTGATCTACCCGGGGCGGTCCGGCGACATCGTCCCCGACGCGCGCACGGCGCCGGCGTTCCTGGCGGCGGCCTACGACGACCGCCAGGACATCGCCGAGGGACTCGCCGAGGTCTACCTGCGGTTCAAGCGCGCCGGCGTGCCCGCGGAACTGCACATGTACGGCAGCGGCGGGCACGGCTTCGGCGTGCGCGCGACGACCACGCGCCCGGTGGGCGCGTGGATCGATCGCTTCGAGGAGTGGCTGCGCGACCGGAAGGTGATCAGAACATCACCTTGA